The genomic interval TGCAGATGCGATAAGCGCCGTATATCCCAAGGCCGAAATCCAGCGCTGCATTGTCCATCAGATCCGTTACACGACAAAATTCGTCTCTTACAAGGACATTAAGGCTTTTATGAATGATTTGAAGGGTGTCTATCAGGCTCCTACACTGGAGCAGGCCGAGGAAGGGCTTGACAGACTTGAAGAGAAGTGGGGCTCGAAATACCCGTCTTCGGTAGCGAGCTGGCGGAACAACTGGCCTCAGTTATCCGCTTATTTCAAGTATCCCTATGAGCTGCGCCGGATGATCTATACGACAAACCAGATCGAGAACTACAACCGGCAGCTCAGGAAAGTGACAAAAACACGTACGATCTTCCCCTCAGACGACGCCCTTCTCAAGCTCCTTTATCTTGCGACGATGGACATCACTGAAAAGTGGACCGGCAGGGACAGGGACTGGAGTAAAATTCTGTCACAGCTGTGCATTTACTTTGAGGAACGCATAGAACCCGGAGATCTGGAATAGCCCTAAACGCCTATAAGAAAAGTCCGGGCTGCAGTCCATTGACAGCCCGGATAGCGTATGTCATTATGGTGATACTGAAGCAGTAACGGTAACCCTTTGATGTCTTACATCGATCCAGGGGCAAGGGGTTTACACAGAATAAGTTACACTACCCAGTACGTATATTTGCGGCCCGTTTTTGTCAAAGCACGATTGTATATACTTACTCAATCAACTTATAACCAGAACGCGATAGCCTCATCAAGCGACTTCATGTAACTCATGGTGCTCTGCAAGCGCTTCTTTAGGACAGCCCAGAAATGCTCTATCGGGTTCAGTTCCGGCGAGTATGGCGGGGAGGAATTTTACCCTGTGTCCGGAGGCTTCGGCAATTCGCTCAAGATGCTTCTTCCGATGGAACGCCGCGTTGTCCATTATTAAGGTTTTCCCTCGCTCCAGTGCAGGATATAGCCGCTCTTTGAACCACGCCTCAAACAGCGTGCTCTCCATAGTGCCGTCGTACTGCACTACACGATTTTCCCGCAGCATAATGCGGCTGCAATCCCTGCACTCATGTACCTGCGCCCTCTGATTTTTTCGCGCACACGACCATGCGCGTGCCCTGTACATGTATCTGTCTATGCCAGTCCCGTCGACGTATACGAGCCGATCCTGCGGTATTGTGTCTATCTTTTCTATGTATTCCGCGACTTTCTGCCCCTCCTGCTCTTTGTAAGTGGTATATTTTTTTATTCGTATATCCCATTCTCTTAAGCGCCTTCGACACTGCAGCAGATGAACAGCCGAATACCTCGCCGATTTCGTACAGGTATGCGTCGGGGCGTGCGGCGAGTATTCTTTCAGCTTCTGGGGGTCAACCTTCTTGAAATATTTCCCCCCTTGGCTTGTCTTCCAGATCCACCTGTTCCTCAAGCTGCTTCTTCCAGCGCCACAGCGCGGTCTTGCCTACATTGAAAACCTTTGAAGTCTTATTGGGAGTGTGCCCGCCAAGCAGATATTTTATAGCTCGTTCTCGTAAGTCTTTTGAATAGCACGTCATGGCGATAGTTTAGCTTATATTAGAATGCCTTTATAAAGTTAATTGAGTATAATTTTCTAAAATGGAATTTGCCGTAGGCAGAAGACGAAGAGAACGAGAGCCGCCTCCCTCGTCGGGAGGGCGGCTTTTTTGTCGGGCTTTTTTACTATTTATTTGCCGAATATTTCGGAGTGGCTGCCCGCGCGGTAGAGTGTAAGGACTAAGACGTCGGCTTCTTTGATATATACGAGGAGCCAATCCGGCGAGACGTGGCATTCCCTGTAGCCTTTCCAATCGCCCGCGAGGGCGTGGTCGTCATGTCTTGGCGGCAACGGTATGTCGTTGGCTAGCATTTCAATGACGTCGAGCAAAAGCGTAATATCTTTTCTCTGGCGTTTTGCGGCTTTAAAGTCTTTTTTGAATTGTTTCGTCCAGATGACGGCGTATTTATTAGTCATCGGATTCCAGCTCCGCTATTATTTCTTCCATTGAGTGATAAGTTTTAGCATCGGGGTCGCGTGCCAGACGCCACGCTTCTTCCATGGCTTCAAGTGTCTCCTTGCTGAGCCTGCGCCGCACGGAAAATGGGAAACCGCCGGCGTCGATGGATTTGCGCAGGAAGACGTTCACGGCGTCGGCTGTGGTGAGGCCTAAATCACGGAAAGTCTGATCGGCCATCTGTTTTATTTCGGGCTCCACTCTTATATGAAGTATTTCTGTTTTAGGCATTTTCATCCCTCGCTTTATGCGTGTTGGTTTGTATATGAATTGTATCATAAACGTTATATTTTCTCAACAGACTATAGACGATTTTTGTTGTTGTTCTGTGATAATGTCACCCTCTAATCGTTCTGAGATAATGTCACTATGAGGCAGATCATGATGAGTATGACAAACGATGAAGCGAGAAGGGTAAGGATTATAGGAGCCGCGTCATCAGGCTTAGTGACTAATGGGGAGGCATCTGAACAGCTTGGTATTTCTATAAGACAAATCATAAGGCTA from Synergistes jonesii carries:
- a CDS encoding IS256 family transposase, whose product is ADAISAVYPKAEIQRCIVHQIRYTTKFVSYKDIKAFMNDLKGVYQAPTLEQAEEGLDRLEEKWGSKYPSSVASWRNNWPQLSAYFKYPYELRRMIYTTNQIENYNRQLRKVTKTRTIFPSDDALLKLLYLATMDITEKWTGRDRDWSKILSQLCIYFEERIEPGDLE
- a CDS encoding IS630 transposase-related protein; this translates as MTCYSKDLRERAIKYLLGGHTPNKTSKVFNVGKTALWRWKKQLEEQVDLEDKPRGEIFQEG
- a CDS encoding type II toxin-antitoxin system YafQ family toxin, encoding MTNKYAVIWTKQFKKDFKAAKRQRKDITLLLDVIEMLANDIPLPPRHDDHALAGDWKGYRECHVSPDWLLVYIKEADVLVLTLYRAGSHSEIFGK
- a CDS encoding type II toxin-antitoxin system RelB/DinJ family antitoxin, whose translation is MPKTEILHIRVEPEIKQMADQTFRDLGLTTADAVNVFLRKSIDAGGFPFSVRRRLSKETLEAMEEAWRLARDPDAKTYHSMEEIIAELESDD